A genomic region of Fusarium oxysporum Fo47 chromosome VI, complete sequence contains the following coding sequences:
- a CDS encoding NADP-dependent oxidoreductase domain-containing protein yields the protein MSFGDKRVLPWVIGEDEALELLKAAYDRGLNTWDTANTYSNGASEEIVGKALKKFNIPRHKVVILSKCRWGVGEEPGARHINFKDEFAISKDYQNQYGLSRAAIFNQVNASLARLDTDYIDLLQIHRFDDDTPLEETMKALHDLVQSGKVRYIGASSMWATQFARMQFVAEKNGWTKFISMQNHYNLLYREEEREMIRFCNDTGVGIIPWAPLCRGHLARPPAQFGATERSKEEKEGSGELSEVDQRIIRRVVEIAEKHDWPMAHVALAWINQRITSPIIGFSSVQRIEQAIGARGKKLSDEEVKYLEELYQAKPIAGHT from the exons ATGAGCTTTGGTGATAAGAGAGTGCTTCCTTGGGTCAttggagaggatgag GCCTTGGAACTTCTCAAAGCTGCTTATGACCGCGGTTTGAACACTTGGGATACCGCGAATACTTACAGCAATGGCGCGTCGGAGGAGATCGTTGGCAAAGCGTTAAAGAAGTTCAACATTCCCCGCCACAAGGTTGTCATCCTTAGTAAATGCCGCTGGGGTGTAGGTGAAGAGCCAG GCGCTCGTCACATCAACTTCAAAGACGAATTCGCCATCTCAAAAGACTACCAAAACCAATATGGCCTCTCCCGCGCCGCAATCTTCAACCAAGTCAACGCATCCCTCGCACGTCTCGACACCGACTACATCGACCTTCTCCAGATCCACCGCTTCGACGACGACACGCCCCTCGAAGAAACCATGAAAGCACTCCACGATCTCGTGCAGTCCGGAAAAGTGCGCTACATCGGCGCAAGCAGCATGTGGGCAACACAATTCGCACGCATGCAATTCGTCGCTGAGAAGAACGGCTGGACTAAATTCATCAGCATGCAGAATCACTATAACCTCCTGTACCGCGAGGAAGAACGCGAGATGATCCGTTTCTGCAACGACACGGGCGTTGGGATTATTCCGTGGGCGCCGCTTTGTAGGGGACATCTTGCACGACCGCCTGCGCAGTTTGGAGCTACGGAGAGGAgtaaggaggagaaggaaggGTCTGGGGAGTTATCGGAGGTAGATCAGAGAATTATCAGGAGGGTTGTTGAGATTGCGGAGAAGCATGATTGGCCTATGGCGCATGTTGCGCTGGCTTGGATCAATCAGCGTATTACGAGTCCAATTATTGGGTTTAGCAGTGTTCAGAGGATTGAACAGGCTATTGGTGCTAGGGGGAAGAAGCTGAGTGACGAGGAGGTCAAGTATTTGGAGGAGTTGTATCAGGCCAAGCCCATCGCTGGACATACTTGA
- a CDS encoding chaperonin 10-like protein, with protein sequence MSSTIPSIQKAALIESPGNDARIVIRSDIPVGNPGENEILIKLDFTGLCGSEIRALSGWGPYNPIVGHEGVGTVVKLGKGVDAGLLNKRVGVKWLYSACGTCTICKRGYPNNCPKQLNTGKHVPGTLQEYMIADTRYVTEIPDELPGEVAAPLLCAGLTMAGAVSKLKGYAEKGDWVVISGSGGGLGHLGVQIASRLNGLRVLAVDTGEPRRKLSLDSGAEHFIDFLTENVEERVKEITGEGASAVLVVTGSQEAFIQAPNLVRNMGIIVTIGLPRNDFNIPLSATICSARSLTVTGVAVGTEEQMKDLLQRALDGTIVPEVKVLEFEEVSDVVGALKRQEITGRVVVKVP encoded by the exons ATGAGCTCTACTATCCCATCAATCCAGAAGGCAGCCTTGATCGAGAGCCCTGGAAATGACGCCCGAATTGTAATTCGATCGGATATCCCGGTTGGTAATCCTGGTGAGAACGAGATTCTTATAAAGCTAGATTTTACTGGTCTTTG CGGCTCAGAAATCCGTGCATTATCAGGATGGGGTCCCTATAACCCCATAGTCGGTCATGAAGGTGTAGGAACAGTCGTAAAACTAGGTAAAGGTGTCGACGCAGGCCTGCTCAACAAGCGAGTCGGTGTGAAATGGCTCTACAGCGCTTGCGGAACCTGCACCATTTGCAAGAGAGGCTATCCCAACAACTGCCCAAAACAGCTCAATACCGGAAAGCATGTTCCCGGCACTTTGCAGGAGTACATGATCGCTGATACGAGATATGTTACTGAGATTCCGGATGAGCTTCCTGGTGAAGTTGCTGCGCCTTTGCTTTGTGCTGGGTTGACAATGGCTGGTGCTGTGTCGAAGCTGAAGGGATATGCTGAGAAGGGTGATTGGGTTGTCATATCTGGATCTGGCGGTGGGCTTGGACATTTGGGTGTTCAAATTGCTAGCAGGTTGAATGGTCTGCGGGTCCTTGCTGTTGATACTGGAGAGCCTAGACGGAAGCTGAGCTTGGACAGTGGTGCTGAGCACTTCATCGACTTTCTAACCGAAAATGTCGAGGAGAGGGTCAAAGAGATAACAGGAGAGGGAGCCTCAGCTGTCTTGGTGGTGACTGGCTCTCAAGAAGCCTTCATCCAAGCACCGAATCTAGTACGAAATATGGGCATCATCGTCACGATTGGCCTGCCGAGGAATGACTTTAACATTCCCCTCTCTGCAACAATATGTTCTGCAAGAT CACTTACAGTTACTGGCGTTGCCGTTGGCACAGAGGAACAGATGAAAGACCTCCTGCAGCGTGCCCTTGATGGGACTATAGTCCCGGAGGTTAAAGTCcttgagtttgaagaagtGAGCGATGTAGTTGGAGCTTTGAAACGACAGGAGATTACCGGGAGAGTGGTCGTCAAAGTACCATGA
- a CDS encoding acyl-CoA N-acyltransferase, protein MAAAYIDDEQDAYMFPGRKKYLKKYLKTKESIVRHGMDDPTGTTIVAELEEGDDGWTGQSELIGLCIWYRDQEKDDEKAVEPETKEPLLQSKGLEAVDYMTDMLDPLTSASNAATMARTCRLPSSKRYFGTDPGDCAMYGIMDIAVDPRYQGRGVARELVKWGMNKAAEEGVPIELSATPAGSGLYEKLGFKKIGVWRWKPGMEGEDGMGGWDIMWWQKDQ, encoded by the exons ATGGCAGCTGCATACATCGACGATGAACAAGATGCATACATGTTTCCTGGTCGAAAGAAGTATCTCAAAAAGTATTTGAAAACAAAAGAGAGCATTGTTCGTCATGGGATGGACGATCCAACCGGAACAACTATCGTTGCTGAACTTGAAGAGGGGGATGATGGCTGGACTGGACAATCTGAGCTTATTGGATTGTGTATCTGGTATCGAGATCAAGAGAAGGACGACGAGAAAGCAGTAGAGCCAGAGACAAAAGAGCCTCTCCTACAAAGCAA AGGCCTTGAAGCTGTTGACTACATGACAGATATGCTAGACCCTCTTACATCAGCTTCTAACGCCGCAACCATGGCCCGCACTTGTCGCCTGCCATCTTCAAAACGCTACTTCGGCACCGACCCAGGCGATTGCGCCATGTATGGTATTATGGACATCGCTGTCGATCCAAGATACCAAGGCCGCGGTGTTGCGAGGGAATTGGTAAAATGGGGGATGAATAAGGCAGCAGAGGAAGGTGTCCCAATTGAGTTGTCAGCAACTCCAGCAGGATCTGGACTGTACGAGAAGCTGggcttcaagaagattggcGTTTGGCGATGGAAGCCTGGTATGGAAGGTGAGGATGGTATGGGAGGATGGGATATAATGTGGTGGCAGAAAGACCAGTGA
- a CDS encoding beta-lactamase-like protein: MISVLIEHPEDGFFLYETGAGKDYPEVWGPQLADIFARGEHNEDLELDAAIKKTGHDIKDVKGVIIGHLHLDHAGGLEYFRGTDVPIYDHEIELKNAFYSVASKVDIGVYLPTYLKFDLNWTPLYGDSILIARGITVHLCPGHSPGLCIMQVNLKESGTWILTSDLYIVQENYDNLSTQGWLTRDHAAWSQSNQLVHMLQKATGAKVILGHDRNVLMRHKLAPEYYE; the protein is encoded by the exons ATGATCTCTGTCCTTATCGAACACCCCGAAGACGGCTTCTTCCTTTACGAAACAGGTGCAGGCAAGGATTACCCAGAGGTATGGGGGCCTCAGCTCGCCGACATCTTTGCTCGGGGAGAGCATAACGAAGACTTGGAGCTCGACGCAGCTATTAAGAAGACTGGCCATGACATCAAGGACGTCAAAGGTGTCATTATTGGACACTTGCACTTGGATCATGCAGGTGGTCTCGAATACTTCAGAGGTACTGATGTGCCTATTTATGATCATGAGATAGAGCTCAAAAATGCTTTTTACAGCGTTGCTAGCAAGGTAGATATTG GAGTTTACTTACCAACCTATCTCAAATTTGACCTGAACTGGACGCCCCTCTACGGCGACAGTATCCTCATCGCACGCGGTATCACAGTGCATTTATGCCCCGGGCATAGTCCGGGACTCTGCATCATGCAGGTCAACTTGAAAGAAAGCGGTACCTGGATCCTTACCTCAGATCTGTACATCGTGCAGGAGAATTATGATAATCTCAGCACGCAGGGTTGGTTGACGAGAGATCATGCTGCTTGGTCTCAGTCTAATCAGCTGGTGCACATGTTGCAAAAGGCGACGGGGGCGAAAGTCATTCTTGGACATGATCGAAATGTTTTGATGCGTCACAAGCTTGCTCCGGAGTACTACGAGTAA